The window GGCACACCAGCAAAATACCAGTGTTAGACAGAAGCAGGAGAAACAAGAGATTAGGGCACTCAAAGGGCTTTCCCTAGGAGATGGACTGGTTTGGCACCTACAGGAAACTGTAAGTAGCATTTCCAAAGGCACATGAAAATTGGGAAGCAAAACGCCTTCTTGTGTTCTGGTCTTACGGGCTGTTTCCTGCATCCTAATAAACAAATTACCCCTATTTTAAAGCCAAATTCAGCTTCTATTAAAGTTCATGTAACTATGAGGGATCATATGAGGGAGCAAGGTCCGATAACTTAGTTTCCTTTCTCACCTTTCAGTTTACTTGTTTCACCACCCCAAACGCTCAAAACTAATCTTGTGAGTGAAACCTAGAATACTCTTAACATAGCAATAATACAGCACTCTGCAGAGATAGACAATACATACATTTgttggaaaatgtttttcaagatTTTAATGACACCAACCTGATACACGGATAAAAACAATTTCTTCATAACTTCTCACATCATCTTAATTGATTCGCACACTGTCACATATGCAGCCTGTGATCAAGCTGAAAATGGATCCTAATTGTGTACTTTGTTTATCACATCCTCATCCTTCATAATCTATGGTCACTTTCTAGTATCCATTGACTCCAAATTCTGCTATACATTTCCATAATGACATTACATTTGTGTCTGGACAAGTTTTAAATTCTGATTGCATAAAAAAAGCCATTGAAGATAgatacctttctttttttgccttctaaCTTTAGACAGAAAGTTCTTTTAAACTGCATACCCTATCGTTCTCAATTCTACCTGAAGGAATAAGACAAAAATCAAGACACTCTCCAGCTCTACTGCTACCAATGGCAATggcaaaatgcaaaacattgCTATGGCATTGAAGAGGTTAATGAATTCTTCTGTACATTGTTACTTCTAGTTGGTTCTAATTTTCCCCATCTGAAAAAAGGTGAATACCTCAAGAGGTAATCAAGATAACATTATAAATTATGTCTTGGAAAACTGTATGCAGTACAATTGTAAAACGAATAGGAGCTCTATACAGCCatgtttctaattttaaatgGTGGGGGAGGACATAAACTAATTATTATGTCAAGTTACTCTTTGGAGTCATCCTCTGAAATAAATGCAACATCAAAACATTCCATCCAATAAAGTAACTATCAAATCACTGCAAGAGAAAGTGCTCCAACATGCACTTTATGTCAGACTCTATGCTATTTCCAAACGTTAAGACTTTTCATACAATGTATTATGACAATAATAAAGTTGAGAGCTACCCCAGAAGAACAAAAATTTATGTTTTGTCTAACAGgagtcttaaaaaaaacaaacatcactTGGTATCCATTATTTCATACCCAGATGTTTCCTGTACACCTGCAGTTGTCTCCAGTCCTGAAATCATGAGCTATAGTATTTTAACAGGCTCTCATCAGTTGGTTTAAAAACTTTCTTGTCTGTCATGCTCACGATCCACCCTGGAGCAAGACCAAAAAATATCTGCCTAGGATCCTTGCGCATGCTTAACATTTTGAAGAGTTCATCTTTAGTTATGTCTGGTAAGATGTAGCCATATTTCTTGGCAAGTTCAAGCCTGGCTTCTGCAACCTTAGATGGATCTGCCAGGTATCCACGATTCCTGGCATCTGTGTAGTAACGGACTAGATCTTCGGGTGGAAGCATTCGCTTTGGAATAGGCTGGCCACGCAGGAAGAATACTATTGGCTTACATAAAATTTCTGTGGGCAGACATGAGAGAACATTAGATGCTATGCTTTATAAGACATATTTAAAGACATTAACTATACCTTCTTGATATTTTGTGCTGAATAAATTTTTCAACTCCTACTACAAATATCAAGCAAAACCCTCAAATCTTCAGAATACTCTTGTTCAGAATGAGACAATGGTTTAACTGTTTCACTTACTCAAACACATCTCTTTGAGCTGGTATTTACAGTGACAGTCTGGATGAACTACTATTTCTAATACATTTAGAATGTCTACTTTGGAAAGATACTAAGCTAGATGCCACCATTTATTTAAAGGACTGACTTTCAGGTTAGAAGCAATGCATCTGCATGGCTACTTACACACTGTACCAACAAACGCCAAATTTGGTGTTTCTGTTAAGTGTTTTTAAATCGAGAATGAACGGCACATGCACCTATTTAATAATTTCTGAGACTATCCTCTTCTCCTTGAGTTTTACTGAATTTGGCAAATTACATTCTGGAGCCTTTTAACCTCagtattttgattattttcccaattggaaaaaaaaacccaaaacaaaaaaacttgtATCACTCCAGGGTAACATATTTTGCACACTAAAAATGTCTATTCCTCTTGTTCTCAGTCTCATTCACACATGAAAGCTCCATTATTGTCAATAAAAACTGCATGAATGAATATTAGGCAGGATGCAGcctcaagcaaagcaaagcctcATTCTTCAGTGAAAGTGTTCTGAAAACAATAGCCATTTTGACTGGAATGATTCTGAGCTTCTGTAACTTAGTTATTTCCTCACTTTAActggaaagtattttaaattaaaaatataaacatgcacagtgttttccaaatctttttttcctgaatcttCTCAGTGTTATTAAACATgtgagaaagaagacaaaaattaaaataatttttttattagttcCTCTACTTACAAAGCTTCTTGGACTTCTTTAACTGGCTGATTGGTAAATGACTACGAACATTGCTAGGGCTGAAGAGCAAAACTGAGGACACATTACAGTTCAACATTTCTATAACACTGTTTTGTGGAATCTTTTAGAGTAGAAGAAGTGGATGAGAAATTCTTACCCAAACTCCTTGGATCATAGAATGATGTTGTTACAACACCTCCATTTTTTTCTACGGCTGCAATTGCTAATTCAGATGCCCTCTGCACTTCAATATTTACTTTTGCTGCAAAAATATCAGCACCCTGTAAATTTCAACACATATTAGAGTACCATTAAAATAAGTACTTCATGACatacttttattcttttcagagTTGTAGAAGTATTAAATCCAGCAAAATGTTATGATTTGCCTGTTCCCTGCACCAAGACAGGTAACCAAATTGCTCAGCCTCTTGGgctgaatgaaaagaaaaaacaaaccctttgCCTTTCCAAAACATGCATACATTTCCTTCAGTACATACTAGTCTTCTGTGCAAAGTACTTGTTCGACCTTTTGTTATGT of the Melopsittacus undulatus isolate bMelUnd1 chromosome 1, bMelUnd1.mat.Z, whole genome shotgun sequence genome contains:
- the MRPL15 gene encoding large ribosomal subunit protein uL15m, encoding MSWNGGSKALELLRSLPRVSLANLRPSPGSKKREKRRGRGRYGGRKCGRGHKGERQRGNRPRLGFEGGQTPFYLAIPKYGFNEGHSCRRQYQPLSLQRLQYLIDLGRVDPTQPIDLTQLINARGVTVQPLKRDYGIQLVEEGADIFAAKVNIEVQRASELAIAAVEKNGGVVTTSFYDPRSLEILCKPIVFFLRGQPIPKRMLPPEDLVRYYTDARNRGYLADPSKVAEARLELAKKYGYILPDITKDELFKMLSMRKDPRQIFFGLAPGWIVSMTDKKVFKPTDESLLKYYSS